From the genome of Apium graveolens cultivar Ventura unplaced genomic scaffold, ASM990537v1 ctg1623, whole genome shotgun sequence, one region includes:
- the LOC141699994 gene encoding uncharacterized protein LOC141699994 — translation MKNSENIGEFVTHLKTVTNEMKRNGESLGDVWVMEKLLRSLTRKFDYVVTSIEESKDLSTISIDELALQSKVSIGDSSGGSSSVHGRGGFKGGYRGGRGRGRQSFNRSQNSEGYQPSGCSQNFRGRGRGGFQRGDKSQFQCYNCNKFGHFSYECRAPKVEERSHFATVKEDKDVGTDIFLTYKGDEEGNKNVWYLDSGASNHMSGHKDLFTEIDETVTGEVTFGDSSKIPIKGKCTITIMTKNG, via the exons ATGAAGAATTcagaaaatattggtgaatttgttacgCATTTGAAAACAGTGACAAATGAGATGAAAAGAAATGGTGAAAGTCTCGGCGATGTTTGGGTGATGGAAAAATTACTCCGTTCGTTGACAAGGAAATTTGATTACGTTGTTACTTCTATCGAGGAGTCAAAGGATTTGTCCACAATTTCTATTGATGAGCTC GCGTTGCAAAGTAAAGTTTCCATTGGCGACAGTTCTGGAGGTAGCAGTTCTGTACATGGAAGAGGTGGTTTTAAAGGTGGCTACCGAGGTGGACGAGGACGTGGAAGGCAGTCCTTCAATAGAAGCCAGAATTCTGAAGGTTATCAACCATCTGGTTGTAGTCAAAACTTCAGAGGCCGAGGAAGAGGTGGATTTCAACGAGGTGACAAATCTCAATTTCAATGTTATAATTGCAATAAATTTGGTCACTTCAGTTACGAGTGTAGAGCACCAAAAGTGGAAGAAAGGAGTCATTTTGCTACAGTAAAAGAAGACAAAGATGTTGGCACTGATATATTTCTCACTTATAAAGGAGACGAGGAAGGCAATAAGAACGTTTGGTATCTTGATTCCGGTGCGAGCAATCACATGTCTGGCCACAAGGATTTATTTACGGAGATAGACGAGACCGTCACAGGAGAAGTTACTTTTGGCGATTCTTCAAAGATACCAATCAAAGGGAAATGTACAATTACGATTATGACAAAGAATGGTTAG